In Zhaonella formicivorans, one DNA window encodes the following:
- a CDS encoding RNA polymerase sigma factor produces the protein MQRFLKLYDQYFDDVYRYTYFKTGNSWDTEDLVSETFRKAFEKAHTIKGSPKAWIMTIARNTINDWYRKKKEIVTGDEDLDKYAYSYSFEEIFEQKEEMNCLKRSLQDLTKEELEIINLKYFSGLKHKEIGAMLGKSVDAIKMKSLRIIKKLGELVEKCMEG, from the coding sequence ATGCAGCGTTTTTTAAAGTTGTACGACCAATATTTTGATGATGTATACCGCTACACTTATTTTAAGACGGGCAACAGCTGGGACACCGAAGACCTGGTCAGTGAAACTTTTCGTAAAGCATTTGAAAAAGCTCATACCATCAAAGGCTCCCCAAAAGCCTGGATCATGACCATAGCCCGGAATACGATAAACGACTGGTACCGTAAGAAGAAAGAAATCGTTACCGGCGATGAAGATTTGGACAAATATGCTTATTCCTATTCATTTGAAGAAATTTTTGAGCAAAAAGAGGAAATGAATTGTTTGAAAAGATCATTACAAGACCTGACAAAAGAAGAATTAGAGATTATAAACCTCAAGTATTTCTCAGGGCTAAAGCATAAAGAAATCGGCGCAATGCTGGGCAAATCAGTGGACGCAATCAAAATGAAATCCCTAAGAATTATCAAGAAGCTTGGGGAACTGGTAGAAAAATGCATGGAGGGATAA
- a CDS encoding peptidase S9: MDEKLLEKQLSRLKNQLPVNQQFKQNLRQSFVQLRQNKWRLKSSAALVAAAACLAFLIYLLFPGYFVDKANAAALKISNQISFVDIGGGPNLGVAEYNGTIYLPIAGKGLFAYDQKGLHKLSGEEIGFVRASSDGNKLALSVGGSLKVYDLVNDTITEILAGDKTSTYYEQPSWSPDNQRIIYTKKVIAPQEPHGFTVKESGIYEINVNTRSISRKLADGAYPSYVKGSEGIIFERENKVIFKNLQDGSEKVIDAGRFPSVSPNGEYVAYVKTERKVRKLAGNASVGESLSNVWIADVNLATKKQVTSNFPLRSVDEKTWVAGLQASSVPQTLEFSGMYDYYDPVWAGDSGSLFVLKNCNGEGGPMRLMRIDFSTEKMTAENTVKKYLQAVVLRDDDYAKSLMKNPPEILTVSNPHPVGYKIIGTGQENGREYVEAELYSAYTANPYFAVVKSRYYLSPAADGYIIDSIVDLDSVEVGSKDGKTVTLFSGGNEKVLFKDSDLPAEYMPGGQHRFASLAYDGQTNTVVFTVQALQDKEQKAAVNILSYNLAQQKFKLIDQVNTLNGQVNIGVENLIMEPAGRYIALDLFSDDDPAYRSYVRVYDLKTGKKVDLNSLLVPSEIETLHTNFWDEDKLIVRATGHGQTMGYIYNSIEQKLHSF, translated from the coding sequence ATGGATGAAAAACTATTGGAAAAACAGCTCAGCAGGCTCAAAAATCAACTGCCTGTCAATCAGCAGTTCAAGCAAAACCTAAGGCAATCCTTTGTTCAGCTAAGACAAAACAAATGGCGCTTGAAGTCCTCGGCAGCTTTAGTTGCCGCGGCAGCCTGCTTGGCGTTTTTAATTTATTTGCTGTTTCCCGGCTATTTTGTGGACAAAGCCAATGCCGCAGCTTTAAAGATCTCCAATCAAATCTCCTTTGTGGATATCGGCGGCGGCCCGAATCTGGGGGTGGCAGAATACAATGGAACCATTTATCTCCCAATTGCCGGCAAAGGGCTGTTTGCTTATGACCAAAAAGGTCTGCACAAGCTGTCCGGCGAGGAAATTGGGTTTGTCAGGGCGTCTTCTGACGGCAACAAACTGGCGCTTTCAGTTGGCGGCAGCCTTAAGGTTTATGATTTGGTTAATGATACAATTACGGAAATATTGGCCGGAGACAAGACATCTACCTATTATGAGCAGCCGTCCTGGTCGCCAGACAACCAACGTATTATTTATACCAAAAAGGTTATAGCGCCACAGGAGCCCCATGGGTTCACGGTAAAAGAGTCAGGGATATATGAAATTAATGTCAACACCCGGAGCATTAGCCGGAAATTGGCTGACGGAGCTTATCCTTCCTATGTAAAAGGTTCTGAAGGAATCATTTTTGAGAGGGAAAATAAAGTGATCTTTAAAAATTTGCAAGACGGCTCGGAAAAAGTAATTGATGCCGGCAGGTTTCCCTCCGTCTCCCCCAATGGGGAATACGTTGCCTACGTCAAAACGGAACGCAAAGTACGAAAGCTTGCCGGAAATGCCTCGGTAGGAGAGTCTTTAAGCAATGTATGGATAGCAGACGTTAACTTAGCCACTAAGAAACAGGTTACTAGCAACTTCCCTTTGCGTTCTGTTGATGAAAAAACATGGGTCGCAGGACTGCAGGCAAGCAGCGTCCCACAAACACTGGAGTTTTCTGGCATGTATGATTACTATGACCCTGTTTGGGCCGGCGATTCCGGCAGCCTTTTCGTGCTGAAAAACTGCAATGGGGAAGGCGGGCCTATGCGGCTGATGCGCATCGACTTTTCAACCGAAAAAATGACGGCTGAAAATACTGTAAAAAAGTACCTGCAAGCTGTAGTGCTGAGGGATGATGACTATGCCAAAAGCTTAATGAAAAATCCCCCGGAAATCCTGACCGTATCTAACCCCCACCCGGTGGGTTATAAGATTATCGGTACAGGTCAGGAAAACGGCAGAGAATATGTGGAGGCAGAACTCTATTCCGCCTATACTGCCAACCCCTATTTTGCCGTCGTAAAGTCCAGGTATTACCTCTCCCCCGCTGCTGATGGCTATATTATTGACAGCATTGTTGATCTGGACAGCGTAGAGGTTGGTTCCAAGGATGGTAAAACCGTGACTCTATTCAGTGGGGGAAATGAAAAGGTATTATTTAAAGACAGCGACCTCCCGGCAGAATATATGCCAGGCGGGCAGCACCGATTTGCCTCACTGGCCTATGACGGACAAACCAACACCGTGGTATTTACGGTCCAGGCCTTGCAAGACAAAGAACAAAAGGCGGCTGTAAATATCCTGAGCTACAATTTGGCACAGCAAAAATTTAAATTAATCGATCAGGTGAATACCTTAAACGGGCAAGTCAATATTGGCGTTGAAAACCTGATTATGGAGCCTGCAGGAAGGTATATAGCGTTGGACCTGTTTTCGGATGACGACCCGGCCTATAGAAGCTATGTACGGGTTTATGATTTAAAAACCGGCAAAAAGGTTGATCTGAATTCTTTGTTGGTGCCAAGCGAGATCGAAACTTTACACACCAATTTCTGGGATGAAGACAAGCTGATAGTCAGGGCCACCGGCCACGGACAAACAATGGGATACATCTACAACTCAATTGAACAAAAACTGCACAGCTTTTAA